The Allochromatium tepidum genome has a window encoding:
- a CDS encoding AAA family ATPase, protein MSKHPLPLGIQTFRQIRNGGYCYVDKTAEAEALAQQGKAFFLSRPRRFGKSLFVDTLKELFEGSEALFRGLHIHDRWDWSQRHPVILLDFAAGVVQSRTELDRRIRDLLDTNGERLGIAGDGADKDIPGCFGALIRQARGGSDTGATSTPTASPSWTNCAPTSTGRAPCS, encoded by the coding sequence ATGTCTAAACACCCCCTGCCGCTTGGCATCCAAACCTTCCGCCAAATTCGCAACGGCGGTTATTGCTACGTCGACAAGACCGCCGAGGCGGAAGCCCTCGCGCAACAAGGCAAAGCCTTTTTCCTCTCGCGCCCCCGGCGCTTCGGCAAGAGTTTGTTCGTCGATACGCTCAAGGAACTGTTCGAGGGCAGCGAGGCGTTGTTTCGTGGTCTGCACATCCATGACCGCTGGGACTGGAGTCAGCGCCACCCGGTGATCCTGCTCGACTTTGCCGCCGGTGTGGTGCAAAGCCGCACCGAATTGGACCGGCGCATCCGCGATTTGCTCGACACCAATGGCGAGCGGCTCGGGATCGCCGGCGACGGGGCAGACAAGGACATCCCCGGTTGTTTCGGCGCGCTGATTCGCCAGGCCCGTGGTGGTTCTGATACTGGGGCGACATCGACACCCACGGCTTCGCCATCCTGGACCAACTGCGCGCCCACTTCGACCGGACGCGCTCCCTGCTCATGA
- the ftsH gene encoding ATP-dependent zinc metalloprotease FtsH, translated as MAKNLLLWVVIAIVLMSVFNNFTATQSTPRNLDYSDFIEQVKQGGVKEVTIQGRLIEGVTETGQRFSTYSPGDDGLVGDLLNNDVIIKAVPPEKQSILMQILINWFPLLILIALWIFFMRQMQGGVGGRGAMSFGKSRARMLSEDQVKVTFQDVAGAEEAKEEVVEMVDFLKDPAKFQKLGGKIPKGVLMVGPPGTGKTLLARAIAGEAKVPFFTISGSDFVEMFVGVGASRVRDMFEQAKKHAPCIIFIDEIDAVGRHRGAGLGGGHDEREQTLNQLLVEMDGFEGNEGVIVIAATNRPDVLDPALLRPGRFDRQVVVPLPDVRGREQILKVHMRKIPAAEDVKASILARGTPGFSGADLANLVNEAALFAARANKKLVEMSDMEKAKDKILMGAERRSMVMTEDEKRLTAYHESGHAIVGRLVPDHDPVHKVSIIPRGRALGVTLFLPEDDRFSYSKQRLESNISSLFGGRCAEEIIFGADSVTTGAQNDIHRATEIARNMVTKWGLSDRLGPLTYSEEEQEVFLGHSVTQHKSVSDETSHLIDEEIRRIIDRNYERARDLLQEHLDKLHAMAAALMKYETIDAAQIDDIMEGREPRPPRDWEDDEPPRPAASPGRRKDDTDDGFETGQVGRPAGEH; from the coding sequence ATGGCGAAAAATTTACTGCTCTGGGTGGTCATCGCCATCGTGCTGATGTCCGTGTTCAACAATTTCACCGCGACCCAATCGACGCCCCGAAATCTGGATTACTCGGATTTCATCGAGCAGGTCAAGCAGGGCGGGGTCAAGGAAGTCACCATCCAGGGTCGCCTGATCGAAGGCGTGACCGAGACCGGTCAGCGCTTCAGCACCTACAGTCCGGGTGACGACGGGCTGGTCGGCGATCTGCTCAACAACGATGTCATCATCAAGGCCGTGCCGCCCGAGAAGCAGTCGATCCTGATGCAGATCCTCATCAACTGGTTCCCGCTGCTGATCCTGATCGCGCTCTGGATCTTCTTCATGCGCCAGATGCAGGGCGGCGTCGGCGGACGCGGCGCCATGTCGTTCGGCAAGAGCCGCGCGCGCATGCTCTCGGAGGATCAGGTCAAGGTCACCTTCCAGGACGTCGCCGGGGCCGAGGAAGCCAAGGAAGAGGTCGTCGAGATGGTCGACTTCCTCAAGGATCCGGCCAAGTTCCAGAAGCTCGGCGGCAAGATCCCCAAGGGTGTGCTCATGGTCGGCCCGCCCGGTACGGGTAAGACGCTCTTGGCGCGCGCCATCGCAGGTGAAGCCAAGGTGCCCTTCTTCACCATCTCCGGTTCCGACTTCGTCGAGATGTTCGTCGGCGTCGGCGCCTCGCGCGTGCGCGACATGTTCGAGCAGGCCAAGAAACATGCGCCCTGCATCATCTTCATCGACGAGATCGACGCCGTGGGCCGGCATCGCGGCGCCGGTCTCGGCGGCGGGCACGACGAGCGTGAGCAGACGCTCAATCAGCTCCTGGTCGAGATGGACGGCTTCGAGGGCAACGAGGGCGTCATCGTCATCGCCGCCACCAATCGACCTGACGTGCTCGACCCGGCACTGCTGCGTCCGGGCCGCTTCGACCGTCAGGTCGTGGTGCCGCTGCCGGACGTGCGCGGGCGCGAGCAGATCCTCAAGGTCCACATGCGCAAGATCCCGGCGGCCGAGGACGTCAAGGCGTCGATCCTGGCACGCGGCACGCCCGGTTTCTCGGGCGCGGATCTGGCCAATCTGGTCAACGAGGCGGCGCTGTTCGCCGCGCGCGCCAACAAGAAGCTGGTCGAGATGAGCGACATGGAGAAGGCCAAGGACAAGATCCTGATGGGTGCCGAGCGCCGCTCCATGGTCATGACCGAGGACGAGAAGCGCCTGACCGCCTATCACGAGTCGGGGCACGCCATCGTCGGGCGTCTGGTGCCCGATCACGATCCGGTGCACAAGGTCAGCATCATCCCGCGCGGTCGCGCGCTCGGCGTGACGCTCTTCCTGCCCGAGGACGACCGCTTCAGCTACAGCAAGCAGCGTCTGGAGAGCAACATCTCCAGTCTGTTCGGCGGGCGTTGTGCCGAGGAGATCATCTTCGGCGCCGACAGCGTGACCACGGGCGCCCAGAACGACATCCACCGCGCCACCGAGATCGCACGCAACATGGTCACCAAGTGGGGCCTGTCCGATCGTCTGGGACCGCTGACCTACAGCGAAGAAGAGCAGGAAGTCTTCCTCGGCCACTCGGTCACGCAGCACAAGAGCGTCTCGGACGAGACTTCGCACCTGATCGACGAGGAGATCCGGCGCATCATCGATCGCAACTACGAGCGCGCGCGTGATCTGCTCCAGGAGCATCTCGACAAGCTGCACGCCATGGCCGCCGCGCTGATGAAGTACGAGACCATCGACGCGGCCCAGATCGACGACATCATGGAAGGACGCGAGCCGCGTCCGCCGCGCGACTGGGAGGACGACGAGCCGCCACGTCCGGCCGCCTCACCGGGTCGGCGCAAGGACGACACCGACGACGGCTTCGAGACCGGCCAGGTCGGTCGTCCGGCGGGAGAACACTGA
- a CDS encoding arginyltransferase produces the protein MMHGLGIGRGGTLPLYLTGEHDCSYLDGVRARTLFVDPGARIDGATYQMLIDQGFRRSGAHVYRPACRGCSACVPVRLPVDAFAPNRSQRRNWRLNAPDITLSDGPAVFREEQFELYRRYLTARHADGAMADDATEDSYRRFLVESWGGTTRFIEFRLDGRLVGVAVTDVLEQGLSAVYTFFDPELDARALGTFGVLVQIRTARRLGRPYLYLGYWIGASRKMVYKERFRPIEAWDGRHWRRFERGQTLGFDEL, from the coding sequence ATGATGCACGGGCTGGGCATCGGACGCGGAGGCACGCTGCCGCTCTATCTGACCGGCGAGCATGACTGCTCCTATCTCGACGGCGTCCGGGCGCGGACGCTGTTCGTCGATCCGGGCGCACGCATCGATGGAGCGACCTATCAGATGCTCATCGATCAGGGCTTTCGGCGCAGCGGCGCTCATGTCTATCGTCCGGCCTGTCGCGGCTGTTCGGCCTGCGTCCCGGTGCGTCTGCCGGTCGATGCGTTCGCGCCGAATCGCTCGCAGCGGCGCAACTGGCGGCTCAATGCGCCGGACATCACCCTGAGCGACGGCCCGGCGGTGTTTCGCGAGGAACAGTTCGAGCTCTACCGGCGTTATCTGACCGCGCGTCACGCCGACGGCGCCATGGCTGACGACGCGACCGAGGACAGCTATCGGCGCTTTCTGGTCGAATCCTGGGGCGGGACGACGCGCTTCATCGAGTTCCGGCTCGACGGGCGGCTGGTCGGGGTGGCCGTCACCGACGTGCTGGAACAGGGGTTGTCGGCGGTCTATACCTTCTTCGATCCCGAGCTGGACGCGCGTGCGCTCGGCACCTTCGGCGTGCTGGTCCAGATCCGGACCGCCCGACGTCTCGGGAGACCCTATCTCTATCTCGGCTACTGGATCGGCGCCTCGCGCAAGATGGTCTACAAGGAGCGCTTCCGCCCGATCGAGGCCTGGGACGGCCGGCACTGGCGACGCTTCGAGCGCGGGCAGACTCTGGGATTCGATGAGCTCTGA
- the glmM gene encoding phosphoglucosamine mutase has product MRQYFGTDGIRGRVGTGHITPDFVLKLGWAAGRVLGNGRGKILIGKDTRISGYMFESALEAGLVAAGVDIRLLGPMTTPGVAYLTRTFRASAGIVITASHNPFDDNGIKFFSADGDKLPDEVELAIEAELDQPIRTVESSALGKVKRIDDANGRYIEFCKSTIPASMNFRGLKLVVDCANGATYNTAPFVFEELGANVIRLGTEPDGFNINQGVGSTQPGALREAVVREDADLGIAFDGDGDRVLMVDSRGNLIDGDQLLYVIAKSRLLTGAMRGEVVGTLMSNLGFEHALKRLGIGFARTKVGDRYIMERLKAGDGILGGEPSGHIICRDRTTTGDGIVSALQVLAALDRLGTRLDDLGSEVELYPQVLINVRLDQPRDVLSLPEVRDAVATAESELAGRGRVLLRPSGTEPLVRVMVEGSDRPQVERLAERLAGVVRAQLTA; this is encoded by the coding sequence ATGCGTCAGTATTTCGGCACCGACGGCATCCGCGGACGGGTCGGTACGGGCCACATCACCCCCGACTTCGTGCTCAAGCTCGGCTGGGCGGCCGGGCGTGTGCTCGGCAATGGCCGCGGCAAGATCCTGATCGGCAAGGACACGCGCATCTCGGGTTATATGTTCGAATCGGCGCTGGAGGCCGGCTTGGTCGCGGCCGGCGTCGATATCCGGTTACTCGGCCCCATGACCACGCCGGGCGTCGCCTATCTGACGCGCACCTTTCGAGCCAGCGCCGGCATCGTCATCACGGCCTCTCACAATCCGTTCGACGACAACGGCATCAAGTTCTTTTCCGCCGACGGCGACAAGCTGCCCGATGAGGTGGAACTGGCCATCGAGGCCGAACTCGATCAGCCGATCCGCACCGTCGAATCGAGCGCGCTCGGCAAGGTCAAGCGCATCGACGACGCCAACGGGCGCTATATCGAGTTCTGCAAGAGCACCATCCCGGCCAGCATGAACTTCCGGGGTCTGAAGCTCGTGGTCGACTGCGCCAACGGCGCGACCTACAACACAGCGCCCTTCGTCTTCGAGGAACTCGGCGCCAATGTCATCCGGCTCGGCACCGAACCCGACGGTTTCAACATCAACCAGGGCGTCGGCTCGACCCAACCGGGAGCATTGCGTGAGGCCGTGGTGCGCGAAGATGCGGATCTCGGCATCGCCTTCGACGGCGACGGCGACCGGGTGCTCATGGTCGACTCGCGCGGTAACCTGATCGACGGCGACCAGCTGCTCTACGTCATCGCCAAGTCGCGCCTGCTCACCGGCGCCATGCGCGGCGAGGTGGTCGGCACCCTGATGAGCAATCTCGGCTTCGAGCACGCGCTCAAGCGACTCGGCATCGGCTTTGCGCGTACCAAGGTCGGCGACCGCTACATCATGGAACGGCTCAAGGCCGGCGACGGGATCCTCGGCGGCGAGCCCTCGGGACACATCATCTGCCGCGACCGCACCACCACCGGCGACGGCATCGTCTCGGCGCTCCAGGTTCTGGCGGCGCTCGACCGGCTCGGCACCCGGCTCGACGATCTCGGCAGCGAGGTCGAACTCTATCCGCAGGTGCTCATCAACGTGCGTCTCGACCAGCCGCGTGATGTGCTGAGTCTGCCCGAGGTCCGGGACGCCGTCGCCACGGCCGAGAGCGAACTGGCCGGGCGCGGACGGGTGCTGTTGCGTCCCTCGGGCACCGAACCCCTAGTGCGCGTCATGGTCGAGGGCAGCGACCGTCCGCAGGTCGAACGGCTCGCCGAACGGCTCGCCGGGGTCGTGCGTGCTCAACTCACCGCTTGA
- a CDS encoding Uma2 family endonuclease translates to MPSPALAYRPTLYEQLADLPEGLTGEILAGQIHTMPRPTGPHGRAAVRLDRTIGRGYDDGDDGPGGWWILVEPEVHFIRDQEVAVPDLAGWRRERMPRIPEGHRFEVVPDWICEILSPATASKDRQIKLPIYAQYGVAHVWLVDPAKRTLEVYALLDGAWQLQLQADGEEAVQVPPFVELTLELASLWI, encoded by the coding sequence ATGCCATCCCCAGCGCTCGCCTATCGTCCGACACTCTATGAACAGCTCGCCGACCTGCCCGAGGGACTGACCGGCGAGATCCTGGCCGGACAGATCCACACCATGCCGCGCCCCACGGGGCCGCATGGTCGAGCCGCCGTGCGACTCGATCGCACTATCGGTCGCGGCTACGATGACGGCGATGACGGTCCCGGCGGCTGGTGGATCCTGGTCGAACCCGAAGTCCATTTCATCCGCGATCAGGAGGTCGCGGTTCCCGATCTGGCCGGTTGGCGGCGTGAGCGTATGCCTCGAATCCCCGAGGGGCATCGTTTCGAGGTCGTGCCGGACTGGATCTGCGAGATCCTCTCGCCCGCCACGGCGAGCAAGGACCGCCAGATCAAGCTACCGATCTATGCGCAGTATGGCGTGGCCCATGTGTGGCTGGTCGATCCGGCCAAACGCACCCTAGAAGTCTATGCGTTACTGGATGGTGCCTGGCAGCTTCAGCTCCAGGCCGACGGTGAAGAAGCGGTCCAGGTTCCGCCTTTCGTCGAACTGACCCTGGAACTCGCCTCACTCTGGATCTAG
- the rlmE gene encoding 23S rRNA (uridine(2552)-2'-O)-methyltransferase RlmE, with product MSRSKSSRRWLDRHFNDPYVKRVQVDGYRSRAAYKLLEIQEKDPILKPGMRVVDLGAAPGSWSQIARDLVGPEGWVVALDILPMEPLPGVVVLQGDFREDEVLTRLRETIGEVPLDVVLSDMAPNITGTSVVDQTRAMYLVELALELARTHLKPGGTLVTKVFQGTGFDDYMRELRASFKQVATRKPKSSRSESREVFLVARGFRP from the coding sequence ATGTCACGCAGCAAATCCAGCCGCCGCTGGCTCGACCGGCACTTCAACGATCCCTACGTCAAGCGCGTCCAGGTCGACGGCTATCGCTCGCGCGCAGCCTATAAACTGCTGGAGATCCAGGAGAAAGACCCCATTCTCAAGCCTGGGATGCGGGTGGTCGACCTGGGCGCGGCGCCCGGTAGCTGGTCGCAGATCGCGCGCGACCTCGTCGGCCCCGAGGGCTGGGTGGTGGCCCTGGACATCCTGCCGATGGAGCCCCTGCCGGGCGTCGTCGTGCTCCAGGGTGATTTTCGCGAGGACGAGGTGCTGACGCGCTTGCGCGAGACCATCGGCGAGGTGCCGCTCGACGTGGTGCTCTCGGACATGGCGCCCAACATCACCGGGACGTCGGTCGTGGATCAGACGCGCGCCATGTATCTGGTCGAACTGGCGCTGGAGTTGGCGCGCACGCATCTGAAGCCGGGCGGCACCCTCGTCACCAAGGTCTTCCAGGGCACGGGTTTCGACGACTACATGCGCGAGCTGCGCGCGAGTTTCAAACAGGTGGCCACGCGCAAGCCCAAGTCCTCGCGCTCGGAGAGTCGCGAGGTGTTTCTGGTCGCTCGGGGCTTTCGGCCCTAG
- a CDS encoding C40 family peptidase codes for MKIRATRAHVSRLTFVLVSLLVLTLLAGCASRGRDDGRRADLVGKGLAQIGTPYTYGGSTPSEGFDCSGLTYYTHHQAGLAIPRTAAAQYRAARPVARSRLRAGDMVFFKTGPNAYHVGLMIDDKRFVHASASRSRVRIDHLDTPYWNRHYIGAGTYLR; via the coding sequence ATGAAGATTCGAGCAACCCGCGCGCACGTCTCCCGGCTGACATTCGTCCTCGTCTCGCTGCTCGTCTTGACGCTGCTGGCAGGCTGCGCGAGCCGTGGGCGCGACGACGGACGTCGCGCCGATCTGGTCGGCAAGGGGCTGGCCCAGATCGGGACGCCCTATACCTACGGCGGATCCACGCCGAGCGAGGGTTTCGATTGCAGTGGCCTGACCTACTATACGCATCATCAGGCCGGGCTCGCGATCCCGCGCACCGCCGCCGCCCAGTACCGGGCCGCGCGGCCCGTGGCCCGGAGTCGACTGCGGGCGGGCGACATGGTGTTCTTCAAGACCGGACCCAACGCCTATCATGTCGGCCTGATGATCGACGACAAGCGCTTCGTCCATGCCTCGGCCTCGCGCAGCCGGGTGCGGATCGACCACCTCGATACCCCGTACTGGAACAGGCACTACATCGGCGCGGGAACCTATCTGCGTTGA
- a CDS encoding RnfH family protein: protein MTEYLQISVAYVGTDGQALRTLEVRTGTSVREAIEQCGLLDQFAEIDLDTNKVGIFGKLAKLDQAVEEGDRIEIYRPLIADPKTARKRRAA from the coding sequence GTGACTGAGTATCTCCAGATCTCGGTCGCCTATGTCGGCACGGACGGACAGGCGCTGCGGACGCTGGAAGTGCGAACCGGCACCAGTGTCCGCGAGGCCATCGAGCAATGCGGCCTGCTGGATCAGTTCGCCGAGATCGATCTCGACACCAACAAGGTCGGCATCTTCGGCAAGCTGGCCAAGCTGGATCAGGCGGTCGAGGAGGGCGATCGGATCGAGATCTATCGCCCCCTGATCGCCGATCCCAAGACGGCGCGCAAGCGGCGCGCGGCCTGA
- a CDS encoding type II toxin-antitoxin system RatA family toxin, with amino-acid sequence MAIVRKSALVPYSASRMFDLVYDVTSYPQFLPWCDSASVISETEDRICGQIGVHRMGIRQTFSTCNRFERDRLMHIDLLDGPFRKLVGAWRFTPLREDASKVELELEFEFSGRLIDKAFGGVFHQIANTLVDAFCKRAEEVYSRD; translated from the coding sequence GTGGCCATCGTTAGAAAAAGCGCTCTGGTGCCCTATTCGGCATCCCGCATGTTCGATCTCGTCTATGACGTCACTTCCTATCCGCAATTCCTGCCCTGGTGCGACAGCGCCAGCGTGATCTCCGAGACCGAGGACAGGATCTGCGGTCAGATCGGGGTGCATCGGATGGGGATTCGACAGACCTTCAGTACCTGCAACCGTTTCGAACGCGATCGGCTGATGCACATCGATCTGCTCGACGGGCCGTTCCGCAAGCTGGTCGGCGCCTGGCGCTTCACGCCGCTGCGCGAGGATGCCTCCAAGGTCGAACTGGAACTGGAGTTCGAGTTCTCGGGACGGCTGATCGACAAGGCGTTCGGCGGCGTTTTCCACCAGATCGCCAATACCCTGGTCGATGCCTTCTGCAAGCGTGCCGAGGAGGTCTACAGCCGTGACTGA
- a CDS encoding Wadjet anti-phage system protein JetD domain-containing protein, translated as MDTHGFAILDQLRAHFDRTRSLLMNRTTFEAHRVLWGVEDKPARAELQRLTDEERALYQDLQQNRFGPNRRLEQEHVGFHSLIAQLDALGVERLSRNGPRLLD; from the coding sequence ATCGACACCCACGGCTTCGCCATCCTGGACCAACTGCGCGCCCACTTCGACCGGACGCGCTCCCTGCTCATGAATCGCACGACATTCGAGGCCCACCGCGTCCTCTGGGGCGTCGAGGACAAGCCCGCGCGCGCCGAGCTACAGCGGCTGACCGACGAGGAGCGCGCCCTCTATCAGGATCTGCAACAGAACCGTTTCGGCCCGAACCGGCGTCTGGAGCAGGAGCACGTCGGCTTTCACAGCCTGATCGCCCAACTCGATGCCCTGGGCGTGGAACGGCTCAGCCGAAACGGACCCCGGCTTCTCGATTGA
- a CDS encoding sensor domain-containing diguanylate cyclase produces MDIELGTQLIDSLRIGLILLDHKGRVVSWNGWMKRHSGLTLADVAGRRLEELFPEVSGSRLESSISDTLRFKLSAMLAPSLNPSLLPLYHRPGDRQRDQRMQQLIYVSPLRHEHCACLIQIHDMTAALRRERRLRAQSTQLIETSYQDPLTGVGNRRRFDQDLAQRFRQAKDKKRPIAMLMIDVDSFKAYNDHFGHQGGDACLIRVAQTLRDVLRRDGDRVSRYGGEEFALLLADTDGPAACAVAERLRLAVEKLDLPHPAAGIGRVSVSIGIAAMIPTDEQLCYILVAQADLALYTAKDAGRNRCMWYDAESGIARPLPDSALAGLHSK; encoded by the coding sequence ATGGACATCGAACTCGGCACGCAGCTGATCGACAGTCTGCGGATCGGCCTGATCCTGCTCGATCACAAGGGGCGGGTGGTGTCCTGGAACGGCTGGATGAAGCGCCACAGCGGTCTGACGCTCGCCGATGTCGCCGGACGGCGGCTCGAAGAGCTCTTCCCCGAGGTGAGCGGCAGCCGTCTCGAATCCAGCATCTCGGATACGCTGCGCTTCAAGCTCTCGGCCATGCTCGCGCCGAGCCTCAATCCAAGCCTGCTGCCGCTCTATCATCGCCCGGGAGATCGCCAGCGCGACCAGCGTATGCAGCAGCTCATCTATGTCAGCCCACTGCGTCACGAGCACTGCGCCTGTCTGATCCAGATCCATGACATGACGGCCGCCCTGCGCCGCGAGCGGCGTCTGCGCGCCCAGTCGACCCAGTTGATCGAAACCAGCTACCAGGATCCGCTCACGGGCGTCGGCAACCGGCGCCGCTTCGATCAGGATCTGGCGCAGCGTTTCAGACAGGCCAAGGACAAAAAGCGTCCGATCGCCATGCTCATGATCGACGTCGACAGCTTCAAGGCCTACAACGACCACTTCGGCCATCAGGGCGGCGACGCCTGTCTGATCCGGGTGGCTCAAACACTGCGGGATGTCTTGAGACGCGATGGCGACCGGGTCTCGCGCTATGGCGGCGAGGAGTTCGCGCTCTTGCTGGCCGACACCGATGGCCCGGCGGCCTGCGCGGTCGCCGAACGGCTGCGTCTGGCCGTCGAAAAGCTCGACCTCCCCCACCCCGCCGCAGGCATCGGCCGAGTCAGCGTCAGCATCGGCATCGCCGCCATGATTCCGACCGATGAGCAGCTCTGCTACATCCTGGTCGCTCAGGCGGATCTGGCGCTCTACACGGCCAAGGATGCCGGGCGCAACCGCTGCATGTGGTACGACGCCGAGAGCGGCATCGCCCGTCCGCTGCCGGACTCTGCCTTGGCAGGCTTGCACTCAAAATAA
- a CDS encoding high-potential iron-sulfur protein — MSDKPISKSRRDAVKVMLGTAAAIPMINLVGFGTARAAPANAVAADDPTAIALKYHANAAESERVAAARPGLPPEEQHCANCQFMQADAAGATDEWKGCQLFPGKLINVNGWCASWTLKAG; from the coding sequence ATGTCCGATAAGCCAATCAGCAAGAGCCGTCGTGACGCCGTCAAAGTGATGCTGGGCACCGCCGCCGCCATCCCCATGATCAATCTGGTCGGTTTCGGCACCGCCCGCGCCGCTCCCGCCAACGCCGTGGCCGCGGACGATCCGACCGCGATCGCCCTCAAGTACCACGCAAATGCCGCCGAGTCCGAGCGTGTCGCTGCCGCTCGTCCCGGTCTGCCCCCCGAAGAGCAGCACTGCGCCAATTGCCAGTTCATGCAGGCCGACGCCGCCGGCGCGACCGATGAGTGGAAGGGCTGCCAGCTCTTCCCCGGCAAGCTGATCAACGTCAATGGTTGGTGCGCTTCCTGGACCCTGAAGGCCGGCTGA
- the aat gene encoding leucyl/phenylalanyl-tRNA--protein transferase has translation MIALLDPRDRTAFPDPGQALREPNGLLAVGGDLSPERLIQAYRRGIFPWFSAGDPILWWSPDPRAILIPERFHGSRSLRKRLRRGDLVTTLDRDFAGVIRGCSEPRDAEGGTWLVPEMITAYRRLHELGLAHSVEVWRAGELVGGLYGVAIGRAFFGESMFSRVSDASKVALARLCEQLRDWEFGVIDCQMTTGHLLSLGAFEVPRAEFLTLLDRHGARPGYDRSWDDGTERPACAIRVAPAGGDGS, from the coding sequence ATGATCGCCCTACTCGATCCGCGCGATCGCACGGCCTTTCCCGATCCGGGTCAGGCGCTGCGGGAGCCCAATGGACTGCTGGCGGTCGGCGGGGATCTGAGTCCCGAGCGGCTGATCCAGGCCTATCGGCGCGGCATCTTTCCCTGGTTCAGCGCGGGCGACCCCATCCTCTGGTGGTCGCCCGATCCGCGCGCCATCCTGATCCCGGAGCGGTTCCACGGCTCGCGCAGTCTGCGCAAGCGGTTGCGGCGCGGCGATCTCGTCACCACGCTGGATCGTGACTTCGCCGGGGTCATCCGGGGATGCTCCGAGCCGCGCGACGCCGAGGGCGGCACCTGGCTGGTTCCGGAGATGATCACGGCCTATCGGCGGCTCCATGAACTGGGCCTGGCCCATTCGGTCGAGGTCTGGCGCGCGGGCGAACTGGTCGGCGGACTCTATGGCGTGGCCATCGGGCGCGCCTTCTTCGGCGAGTCCATGTTCAGCCGGGTGAGTGATGCCTCCAAGGTGGCCCTGGCGCGTCTCTGCGAGCAGCTTCGGGACTGGGAGTTCGGGGTGATCGACTGCCAGATGACGACCGGACATCTGTTGAGCCTGGGGGCGTTCGAGGTGCCGCGCGCCGAGTTTCTGACGCTCCTGGACCGGCATGGCGCGCGTCCCGGATACGATCGGAGCTGGGACGACGGCACGGAGCGTCCGGCGTGCGCAATCCGGGTCGCGCCGGCCGGCGGGGACGGATCATGA
- the trxB gene encoding thioredoxin-disulfide reductase has protein sequence MSETKHCRLLILGSGPAGYTAAVYAARANLKPVLVTGLEQGGQLMTTTEVDNWAGDPDGVQGPELMERMRRHAERFETEIVFDHIHTTDLSSRPFRLIGDSATYTCDALIIATGASAQYLGLPSEQTFRGRGVSACATCDGFFYRNRKVAVIGGGNTAVEEALYLSNIASEVTLVHRRDALRAEKILQQQLFEKAEKGNVRLAWNHVLDEILGDATGVTGMRIKHVQTGETQDIDLQGVFIAIGHTPNTAIFAGQLDMENGYIKVRSGTRGNATATSVPGVFAAGDVMDQVYRQAITSAGSGCMAALDAEKYLDALEAKS, from the coding sequence ATGAGCGAAACCAAACACTGCCGACTCCTGATCCTCGGTTCCGGACCGGCCGGCTACACGGCCGCCGTCTATGCCGCGCGCGCCAACCTCAAGCCGGTGCTGGTCACGGGCCTGGAACAGGGCGGTCAACTGATGACGACCACCGAGGTCGACAACTGGGCCGGCGATCCGGACGGCGTCCAGGGTCCGGAGCTGATGGAACGGATGCGCCGCCATGCCGAGCGCTTCGAGACCGAGATCGTCTTCGATCACATCCACACCACGGATCTGTCTTCGCGTCCCTTCCGGCTGATCGGCGACTCGGCGACCTATACCTGTGACGCGCTGATCATCGCCACCGGGGCGAGCGCCCAGTATCTGGGGCTGCCCTCGGAGCAGACCTTCCGCGGACGCGGCGTCTCGGCCTGTGCCACCTGCGACGGGTTCTTCTATCGCAATCGGAAGGTGGCCGTGATCGGCGGCGGCAACACGGCGGTCGAGGAGGCGCTCTATCTGTCCAACATCGCCTCCGAGGTGACGCTGGTCCACAGACGCGATGCACTGCGCGCCGAGAAGATCCTGCAACAGCAGTTGTTCGAGAAGGCCGAGAAGGGCAACGTCCGCCTCGCCTGGAACCATGTGCTCGACGAGATCCTGGGCGACGCCACAGGCGTGACCGGGATGCGCATCAAGCACGTCCAGACCGGCGAGACCCAGGACATCGACCTGCAAGGGGTCTTCATCGCCATCGGTCACACGCCCAACACCGCCATCTTCGCCGGCCAGCTCGACATGGAGAACGGCTATATCAAGGTCCGGAGCGGCACCCGAGGCAATGCGACCGCGACCTCGGTTCCCGGTGTCTTCGCGGCGGGCGACGTGATGGATCAGGTCTACCGTCAGGCCATCACCTCGGCGGGCAGCGGCTGTATGGCCGCACTCGATGCCGAAAAGTATCTCGACGCACTGGAGGCAAAATCCTGA